In Neorhizobium galegae, the following proteins share a genomic window:
- a CDS encoding RbsD/FucU family protein — MLKNIDPTLNADVLHALHSMGHGDTLALVDTNFPADAVARQTVLGKLLRTDNISAARAMRAILSVLPLDTPLQPSVGRMEVMGKPEEIPLIQQDVQAEIDAVEGKSAPMYGIERFAFYEEAKKAYCVIATGETRFYGCFLLTKGVIPPET; from the coding sequence ATGCTCAAGAATATCGATCCGACATTGAACGCCGACGTCCTTCATGCCCTGCACTCCATGGGCCACGGCGATACGTTAGCGCTCGTCGACACCAATTTTCCAGCCGATGCGGTGGCCCGACAGACGGTGCTCGGCAAGCTGCTGAGGACGGACAACATCTCCGCGGCACGGGCGATGCGCGCGATCCTATCCGTACTGCCTCTCGACACGCCTCTTCAGCCCTCCGTCGGCCGGATGGAAGTCATGGGGAAGCCTGAGGAAATTCCCCTCATTCAACAGGACGTTCAGGCTGAGATCGATGCCGTCGAAGGAAAATCGGCGCCGATGTACGGCATCGAGCGTTTTGCCTTCTACGAAGAGGCAAAGAAAGCCTATTGCGTCATCGCAACCGGGGAAACCCGCTTCTACGGCTGCTTCCTCCTCACCAAGGGCGTAATTCCCCCGGAAACGTGA
- a CDS encoding PLP-dependent aminotransferase family protein — MLDWEHIFATRSSRMRASEIRELLKLLDQPDIISFAGGIPDPALFPDVAFKEAYSDIFSGAQVNAALQYSVSEGYKPLREWIARDVAKIGIDCTPDNVFITSGSQQALDYLGKLFLSPNDTALVTWPTYLGALSAFNAYEPNYDQLSLNGNRTPEAYRDTAAKTGGSVKFAYLSADFSNPTGETIDLAARERLLALADELDIAILEDAAYQHLRYDGEAIPPILALDIARRGGIENTRTIYSGSFSKTLAPGLRVGFVVAAMPVIRKLVLMKQAADLHSSTINQIAIEHVASRGFDAQVAKIKSVYSKRRDAMLAALDKYMPKNATWTRPEGGMFVWVTLPEGMDGAELLAKSIATEKVAFVPGRAFYADGSNANTLRMSFSCADEAMIDEGIKRLGRLISNAIRAAA; from the coding sequence GTGCTTGATTGGGAACATATCTTCGCGACGCGCTCCAGCCGCATGCGCGCGTCTGAAATCCGTGAACTGCTGAAGCTGCTCGACCAGCCCGATATCATCTCTTTCGCCGGCGGCATTCCGGATCCCGCGCTGTTTCCGGATGTGGCGTTCAAGGAAGCCTATTCGGATATTTTTTCCGGCGCACAGGTGAACGCGGCGCTGCAGTATTCCGTCAGCGAGGGTTACAAGCCGCTGCGCGAGTGGATCGCCCGCGACGTCGCCAAGATCGGCATCGACTGCACGCCCGACAACGTGTTCATCACCTCTGGGTCGCAGCAGGCGCTCGACTATCTCGGCAAGCTGTTCCTGTCGCCGAACGATACGGCGCTGGTCACCTGGCCGACCTATCTCGGCGCGCTTTCGGCCTTCAATGCCTATGAGCCGAATTACGACCAGCTGTCGCTGAACGGCAACCGCACGCCGGAGGCCTATCGCGACACCGCGGCAAAGACCGGCGGCAGCGTCAAGTTCGCCTATCTTTCGGCCGATTTCTCCAACCCGACCGGCGAGACGATCGACCTGGCGGCCCGCGAAAGGCTGCTGGCACTTGCCGACGAGCTCGACATCGCAATCCTCGAGGACGCCGCCTATCAGCACCTGCGGTATGACGGCGAGGCCATTCCCCCGATCCTGGCGCTCGACATCGCCCGCCGGGGCGGCATCGAAAACACCCGCACCATCTACAGCGGCAGCTTCTCGAAGACGCTGGCGCCCGGCCTGCGCGTCGGCTTCGTCGTCGCAGCGATGCCGGTCATCCGCAAGCTGGTGCTGATGAAGCAGGCCGCCGACCTGCACTCCTCGACGATCAACCAGATCGCCATCGAGCACGTCGCCTCGCGCGGTTTCGACGCCCAGGTCGCCAAGATCAAGTCCGTCTACAGCAAGCGCCGCGATGCGATGTTGGCGGCACTCGACAAGTACATGCCGAAGAATGCCACCTGGACGCGCCCGGAAGGCGGCATGTTCGTGTGGGTGACCTTGCCGGAAGGCATGGACGGCGCCGAACTGCTGGCAAAATCGATCGCCACGGAAAAGGTGGCCTTCGTTCCGGGCAGGGCATTCTACGCGGACGGCAGCAATGCCAATACGCTGCGCATGAGCTTCTCCTGCGCCGACGAGGCGATGATCGACGAGGGCATCAAGCGGCTCGGCCGCCTGATCTCCAACGCGATCCGCGCGGCTGCCTGA
- a CDS encoding CASTOR/POLLUX-related putative ion channel has protein sequence MKKRENWGARLRYGFDKSMAGGAIALIGWLAVISLIVIMIAGAILAVTGIAPEGAEPLGFVEGTWESLMRTFDAGTMGGDQGWSFRLIMLLVTVAGIFVFSALIGVISSGLEEKLDELRKGRSRVLETEHTIILNWSPSIFDVISELVIANQSRRNPRIVIMANKDKVEMEDEIATKVADRKNTKIICRSGDPTDLYDLGIVNPQTSRSIIVLSPEGEDADPQVIKTVLALVNDPNRRAEKYMIAAEIRNADNAEVARIVGGGEMQLVLADDLIARIVVHTSRQAGLSAVYSELLDFDGCEIYTLEQPGLVGKSFGNAVLAYENSTLIGLCDKDGAIHLNPNPNQVIVASDRAVIIAEDDGAIKTWSGDMGIDKNAIKAIVKRIKTAERTLILGWNRRGPIIATELARYVAPGSRLTIAADTPEFEGEVAALNLDKALLVVDHRVIDTSSRSALDALDIPSYDHVLVLGYSDSMMAQSADTRTLITLLQLRKIGETAGKHISVVSEMIDVRNRELAEVTRAEDFVVSNKLVSLMLAQASENESMAAIFDELLDEAGSEIYMRPMGDYVDISKPVNFFTVALAALRRGEIAIGHRRQRPGDADARNLGGVVVNPPRTEMTTYADSDMLIVLAAD, from the coding sequence ATGAAAAAACGGGAAAACTGGGGCGCGCGACTGCGCTATGGGTTCGACAAGAGCATGGCAGGCGGCGCGATTGCGCTGATCGGCTGGCTGGCGGTGATATCGCTGATCGTCATCATGATAGCAGGCGCGATCCTTGCGGTCACCGGCATTGCGCCGGAGGGCGCCGAACCGCTCGGCTTCGTGGAAGGAACGTGGGAATCGCTGATGCGCACCTTCGACGCCGGCACCATGGGCGGCGACCAGGGTTGGAGCTTCCGCCTGATCATGCTGCTGGTCACGGTGGCCGGCATCTTCGTCTTCTCCGCGTTGATCGGCGTCATCTCGTCCGGCCTCGAGGAAAAGCTGGACGAGCTGCGCAAGGGCCGCTCGCGCGTGCTCGAAACCGAACACACGATCATCCTCAACTGGTCGCCCTCGATCTTCGACGTCATCTCGGAGCTCGTCATCGCCAACCAGAGCCGCCGCAATCCCCGCATCGTCATCATGGCGAACAAGGACAAGGTGGAGATGGAAGACGAGATCGCCACCAAGGTCGCCGATCGCAAGAACACCAAGATCATCTGCCGCAGCGGCGACCCGACCGATCTCTACGACCTCGGCATCGTCAACCCGCAGACCTCGCGGTCGATCATCGTGCTGTCACCGGAAGGTGAAGACGCGGACCCGCAAGTGATCAAGACCGTGCTGGCGCTGGTCAACGATCCGAACCGCCGGGCGGAGAAATACATGATCGCTGCGGAAATCCGCAACGCCGACAATGCCGAAGTGGCAAGGATCGTCGGCGGCGGCGAAATGCAGCTCGTGCTCGCAGACGATCTGATCGCCCGCATCGTCGTCCATACCAGCCGGCAGGCGGGCCTGAGTGCGGTCTATTCCGAACTGCTCGATTTCGACGGCTGCGAGATCTACACGCTCGAACAGCCCGGCCTCGTCGGAAAGTCCTTCGGCAATGCCGTCCTTGCCTACGAGAACAGCACGCTGATCGGCCTCTGCGACAAGGATGGCGCCATCCACCTCAATCCCAACCCCAACCAGGTGATCGTCGCCAGCGATCGCGCGGTCATCATCGCCGAAGACGATGGTGCGATCAAAACCTGGTCCGGCGACATGGGCATCGACAAGAATGCCATCAAGGCGATCGTCAAGCGCATCAAGACTGCGGAGCGCACGCTGATCCTCGGCTGGAACCGCCGCGGCCCGATCATCGCCACCGAGCTTGCCCGCTACGTGGCGCCCGGCTCGCGGCTGACGATCGCCGCCGACACGCCGGAATTCGAAGGGGAAGTCGCAGCGCTCAACCTCGACAAAGCCCTGCTTGTCGTCGATCACCGCGTGATCGACACCAGCAGCCGCTCGGCGCTCGACGCACTCGACATTCCGTCCTACGACCACGTCCTGGTTCTCGGCTACAGCGACAGCATGATGGCGCAATCGGCCGACACGCGCACGCTGATCACCCTGCTGCAACTCCGCAAGATCGGCGAGACGGCTGGCAAGCACATCAGCGTCGTCAGCGAGATGATCGACGTGCGTAACCGCGAGCTTGCGGAAGTCACCCGCGCCGAGGACTTCGTCGTCAGCAACAAGCTGGTCAGCCTGATGCTCGCCCAGGCATCCGAAAACGAATCGATGGCGGCGATCTTCGACGAGCTTCTGGATGAGGCCGGTTCCGAAATCTACATGCGGCCGATGGGCGACTATGTCGATATCTCAAAGCCGGTGAACTTCTTCACCGTGGCGCTCGCAGCCCTTCGCCGCGGCGAAATCGCCATTGGCCACCGCCGCCAGCGGCCGGGCGATGCCGATGCCAGAAACCTCGGCGGCGTGGTCGTCAATCCGCCCCGCACCGAAATGACCACCTATGCCGACAGCGACATGCTTATCGTCCTGGCCGCCGACTGA
- a CDS encoding ABC transporter substrate-binding protein, which produces MKNLLSAFTALVAIGMIVGAAEAADLVLYTSQPNEDAQATVDGFKAANPGLDVQWVRDGTPQIMAKLNAEIQAGNPAADVLLIADTVTLERMKQAGQLMAYKSPEAANYDKALYDADGFYYSTKLITTGIIYNTQAAMKPTSWADLAKPEAKGLVTMPSPLASGAALIHAQTLSGIPSLGWDYYKNLKANGAIAAGGNGAILKSVASGEKAYGFVVDYLPIREKAKGAPVEFVFPKEGVSAVTEPAAILASTKHADNAKKFIDYVLSQKGQEGFLKLGYIPARNGMAVPAGFPARETIKVLPINAPDALKNSEKDVKGFADIFGIKG; this is translated from the coding sequence ATGAAGAACCTTCTTTCCGCTTTCACCGCCCTCGTGGCCATTGGCATGATTGTCGGCGCCGCTGAGGCCGCCGATCTCGTGCTCTATACCAGCCAGCCGAACGAGGACGCCCAGGCGACCGTCGACGGTTTCAAGGCTGCCAATCCGGGGCTCGACGTGCAGTGGGTGCGTGACGGGACGCCGCAGATCATGGCCAAGCTCAATGCCGAGATCCAGGCCGGCAATCCGGCGGCCGACGTTCTCCTGATCGCCGACACGGTGACGCTCGAGCGCATGAAGCAGGCAGGCCAGCTGATGGCCTACAAGTCCCCGGAAGCCGCCAATTACGACAAGGCTCTCTATGACGCCGACGGCTTCTATTATTCGACCAAGCTGATCACCACCGGCATCATCTACAACACCCAGGCCGCCATGAAGCCGACCAGCTGGGCAGACCTTGCCAAGCCGGAAGCCAAGGGCCTCGTCACCATGCCGAGCCCGCTCGCCTCGGGTGCCGCCCTCATCCACGCACAGACGCTCTCCGGCATCCCCAGCCTCGGCTGGGACTATTACAAGAACCTCAAGGCAAACGGCGCGATAGCCGCCGGCGGCAACGGCGCGATCCTGAAGTCCGTTGCTTCGGGCGAGAAGGCCTACGGCTTCGTCGTCGATTACCTGCCGATCCGCGAAAAGGCGAAGGGCGCTCCCGTCGAGTTCGTCTTCCCGAAGGAAGGCGTGTCCGCGGTGACTGAGCCGGCAGCGATCCTTGCCTCCACCAAACATGCGGACAATGCCAAGAAGTTCATCGACTACGTCCTCTCGCAGAAGGGCCAGGAAGGCTTCCTGAAGCTCGGCTACATTCCGGCCCGCAACGGCATGGCCGTGCCGGCCGGCTTCCCGGCGCGCGAGACGATCAAGGTCCTGCCGATCAATGCTCCCGATGCGCTCAAGAACTCCGAGAAGGACGTCAAGGGCTTCGCGGATATCTTCGGCATCAAAGGCTGA
- a CDS encoding ABC transporter permease yields the protein MTRPQKQGNSQPRWLFPFVVTVIFCLSVLPLGRLAATGIMSAFRGGASELLSDPGLWCSVYDTLSTSFFGMIAAVVLGGGFALLLTLFDIRGKALLGFLFMLPTMIPPQVTALAWIGMTGPSSALLKALGLAPPLGSPQPLYSIGGIALLYGVQNAALVYLSLRAGLLALPRDAVEAARLSGASSFQVLKDVILPLSLPGFAAGAAIAFVSCVGNFGIPAILGIPAGIYTLPTLIYSKFAAFGPRTFADISVLSGLIAILSVIGLMVEARVLRGRDYRVIGLSGQVAVFRLGAWRWLAELLLWLTIFLILAMPLIALVASSLAPAYGVRLSPATVTIKAYEEILLRQAATRIAFTNSLSLSLATAFGLLVVTVLTGYFLVRSKSRLVGLISALAEIPYALPGIVLAVAFILLFAAPIPVIGISIYGTIWIILIAYFSSFFAVSLKPVVSAFRQLDPSLEEAARLSGAGFARRLVDILVPLVAPAAGASVILVFLIACNELTVSALLWSAGTQTLGVLIYNLDDSGSFNIAAALSVLVVIMVIAMMVVLELMAKRLPKGVVPWRS from the coding sequence ATGACGCGACCTCAAAAACAGGGAAACAGCCAGCCACGCTGGCTGTTTCCTTTTGTCGTAACCGTGATCTTCTGCCTGAGCGTGCTGCCGCTCGGCCGGCTTGCCGCGACCGGCATCATGTCCGCCTTCCGGGGCGGGGCGAGCGAGTTGCTGTCAGACCCGGGCCTGTGGTGCTCGGTCTACGACACGCTGTCGACCTCCTTCTTCGGCATGATCGCAGCGGTCGTCCTGGGCGGCGGTTTCGCGCTGCTGCTGACGCTGTTTGACATCCGAGGCAAGGCTCTTCTCGGTTTCCTGTTCATGCTGCCGACGATGATCCCGCCGCAGGTGACGGCGCTTGCCTGGATCGGCATGACCGGGCCTTCGAGCGCGCTCCTGAAGGCGCTGGGGCTTGCGCCGCCGCTCGGTTCACCGCAGCCGCTCTATTCGATCGGAGGCATCGCGCTGCTCTACGGCGTACAGAATGCGGCCCTGGTCTACCTGTCGCTCCGGGCCGGGCTGCTTGCGCTACCGCGCGATGCGGTGGAGGCGGCGAGGCTTTCCGGCGCGTCGTCCTTTCAGGTGTTGAAGGACGTCATCTTGCCCTTGTCACTGCCGGGTTTTGCAGCGGGTGCGGCCATCGCTTTCGTCTCCTGCGTCGGCAATTTCGGCATTCCGGCGATCCTTGGCATCCCCGCCGGGATCTATACATTGCCGACCCTGATCTATTCCAAATTCGCCGCTTTCGGTCCCCGCACGTTCGCGGACATCTCGGTTTTGTCCGGCTTGATTGCGATCCTGTCGGTCATAGGGCTGATGGTCGAGGCCCGGGTACTGCGCGGCCGCGACTATCGCGTCATCGGCCTGTCGGGGCAGGTCGCCGTGTTCCGGCTCGGCGCGTGGCGGTGGCTTGCCGAACTGCTTTTGTGGCTGACCATCTTCCTGATCCTCGCCATGCCGCTGATCGCGCTCGTCGCAAGTTCGCTGGCACCTGCCTATGGCGTGCGGCTCAGCCCGGCGACCGTCACCATCAAGGCCTATGAGGAAATCCTCCTGCGCCAGGCGGCGACGCGCATCGCGTTCACCAATTCCCTCTCGCTGTCGCTTGCCACCGCCTTCGGTCTCCTGGTGGTGACGGTGCTGACCGGCTATTTCCTGGTGCGCAGCAAGAGTCGCCTTGTGGGCCTCATTTCGGCGCTCGCGGAGATCCCCTATGCGCTGCCGGGCATCGTGCTGGCGGTTGCCTTCATCCTGCTGTTCGCCGCACCCATTCCGGTGATCGGCATCTCGATCTACGGGACGATCTGGATCATCCTGATCGCCTATTTCTCAAGTTTCTTCGCGGTCAGCCTGAAACCGGTGGTGAGCGCCTTCCGCCAGCTCGATCCTTCTCTCGAGGAGGCGGCGCGGCTTTCCGGAGCAGGGTTCGCGCGCCGGCTCGTCGATATTCTCGTGCCGCTGGTGGCACCGGCTGCGGGCGCCTCGGTGATCCTCGTGTTCCTGATTGCCTGCAACGAGCTGACCGTCTCGGCACTCCTATGGTCGGCGGGCACCCAGACACTCGGCGTG